A genomic region of Luteibacter aegosomatissinici contains the following coding sequences:
- a CDS encoding efflux transporter outer membrane subunit has translation MTWPAGATALAAAIVLSGCAAVGPNYKVPDSAMVNDARANGAFLPVGKGAVDGSSQARDDWWRLYNDPTLDALERKALQANAGLRTADANLRRAGALLAAAEAEHEITAKTSAAAERTLISAESYLQEEKLPTFNVATTGIEASYDFDLFGKLRRGVEAASADAEAAMAARDVVRVTVAAQVASSYVGICEAAHDLDVAQRTVHVQERGADVAKRLFDAGLGNRLDVTRATAQLDLARAALPPLERRHEASQYALAALLGHVPGDIPDAAKSCTSVPQPTQPIPVGDGMALLRRRPDIREAERKLAAATARIGVATADLYPSVSLGAGAGTNGLLADYGQAPARYWSIGPLISWTLPTRSAKERVEVAKAGADVALASFDQRVIQALKETQTALSDYAHALDREETLRQALSDATLASKQAADLYHAGRTPYLSALDAERTRVAAETALTDAESAVSEARIHLFYALGGGWQDGA, from the coding sequence ATGACCTGGCCTGCTGGCGCTACCGCGCTCGCCGCGGCCATCGTGCTTTCGGGCTGCGCTGCCGTAGGCCCCAACTACAAAGTGCCCGACAGCGCGATGGTGAACGATGCGCGTGCGAACGGGGCATTCCTGCCCGTGGGCAAGGGCGCCGTGGATGGTTCATCCCAGGCGCGTGATGACTGGTGGAGGCTGTACAACGATCCGACGCTCGACGCATTGGAGCGCAAGGCACTACAGGCGAACGCCGGCCTGCGTACCGCGGATGCGAACCTTCGCCGTGCGGGCGCATTGCTCGCCGCGGCGGAAGCGGAACACGAAATCACCGCGAAGACATCAGCGGCCGCCGAGCGCACGCTGATCTCGGCGGAATCGTACCTGCAGGAAGAAAAGCTCCCCACATTCAACGTCGCTACCACGGGCATCGAGGCCTCGTACGACTTCGACTTGTTCGGCAAGCTGCGCCGTGGCGTGGAGGCCGCGTCTGCGGATGCCGAAGCGGCGATGGCCGCGCGTGACGTGGTGCGGGTGACCGTGGCGGCGCAGGTCGCGTCGAGTTATGTGGGCATCTGCGAGGCAGCGCACGATCTCGACGTGGCCCAACGCACCGTGCACGTCCAGGAGCGCGGTGCCGACGTGGCGAAGCGCTTGTTCGACGCAGGCCTTGGCAACCGCCTGGATGTCACACGCGCCACCGCGCAACTGGACCTGGCACGCGCGGCCCTGCCGCCGCTGGAGCGGCGCCATGAGGCATCGCAGTACGCCCTCGCGGCGTTGCTTGGCCACGTACCTGGCGATATTCCCGATGCAGCGAAGTCATGCACCAGCGTGCCCCAGCCGACCCAGCCCATACCCGTCGGCGATGGCATGGCGCTGCTACGTCGCCGCCCCGATATCCGCGAGGCAGAGCGGAAGCTCGCCGCCGCCACGGCGCGTATTGGTGTCGCCACGGCCGACCTGTATCCCAGCGTTTCGCTGGGTGCCGGCGCAGGCACTAATGGCCTGCTGGCCGACTACGGGCAGGCGCCGGCGCGTTATTGGTCGATTGGCCCGCTGATCAGCTGGACGCTGCCCACGCGCTCGGCGAAAGAGCGCGTGGAGGTGGCGAAGGCAGGTGCGGATGTCGCGCTCGCCTCGTTCGACCAGAGGGTGATCCAGGCGCTAAAGGAGACGCAGACGGCCCTTAGTGATTACGCGCACGCGCTCGATCGCGAAGAAACGCTGCGCCAGGCGTTGAGCGATGCCACGCTGGCATCGAAGCAGGCGGCGGATCTTTACCATGCAGGCCGCACGCCGTATCTAAGCGCGCTGGATGCGGAACGTACCCGTGTCGCGGCGGAAACCGCGCTCACCGACGCCGAGTCGGCCGTGTCCGAGGCGCGTATCCACCTGTTCTACGCGTTGGGTGGCGGCTGGCAAGACGGCGCCTGA
- a CDS encoding SEL1-like repeat protein, giving the protein MRYLMRVAKALVFTCLVCTGVAVHADDAPAHATDKQLADAKCAIGMEKFLPGDYFYCLGAQNYGTQHIEAAQRFFKEAAGWASKPAQYVLGIMALNGDHQPMDRPLAYAWFTLAAERNTPRFVQPRDALKATLTKDEAAKADALLADLRRTYADAVAAPRAERRYHDGMAALKDTPGTSYCMEGTQDFRDLAQGKTQPSCPPTAQIVQYVDKQANNVFEDWTGHVTVGAIQPAGTP; this is encoded by the coding sequence ATGCGGTACCTGATGCGAGTAGCAAAGGCCCTGGTATTCACGTGCCTCGTGTGCACGGGCGTCGCGGTGCACGCCGATGATGCGCCGGCGCATGCCACCGACAAACAATTAGCCGATGCGAAGTGCGCCATCGGCATGGAGAAGTTCCTGCCGGGCGATTACTTCTATTGCCTGGGCGCGCAGAACTACGGCACGCAGCACATCGAAGCCGCGCAACGGTTCTTCAAGGAGGCTGCCGGCTGGGCGAGCAAGCCGGCGCAGTACGTGCTCGGGATCATGGCGCTGAATGGCGACCACCAACCGATGGACCGGCCGTTGGCGTACGCGTGGTTCACGCTGGCCGCTGAACGCAACACGCCGCGGTTCGTGCAACCGCGCGACGCCTTGAAAGCCACCTTGACCAAGGACGAGGCAGCGAAAGCCGACGCGTTGCTTGCGGATTTGCGCCGCACGTACGCCGATGCCGTGGCCGCGCCGCGGGCTGAGCGGCGCTACCACGACGGCATGGCTGCCCTGAAGGACACCCCCGGCACGAGTTACTGCATGGAGGGGACGCAGGATTTCCGTGACCTGGCCCAGGGCAAGACCCAGCCCTCGTGCCCGCCCACCGCGCAAATCGTGCAGTACGTGGACAAGCAAGCGAACAACGTGTTCGAGGACTGGACGGGGCATGTGACCGTAGGCGCCATACAGCCCGCGGGTACGCCCTGA
- a CDS encoding cupin domain-containing protein, protein MKRACLTCITALAFSLSWAATTPAQDTSGTHRKQLSRQDLSIPGWEELQVRVDFDPGKSVPNHKHPGEEIIYVIEGTIEYDVAGKAPLTLKAGDVLVVPAGVVHSAKNVGKDNAAELGTYVVPKGKPLLEWAR, encoded by the coding sequence ATGAAGCGTGCCTGCCTCACTTGTATCACCGCACTCGCGTTTAGCCTGTCCTGGGCGGCCACGACCCCGGCCCAGGACACCTCGGGTACCCACCGAAAGCAGCTGTCCCGGCAGGACCTCAGCATCCCCGGCTGGGAAGAACTCCAAGTGCGCGTCGATTTCGATCCGGGCAAGTCCGTCCCGAACCACAAGCATCCGGGTGAGGAAATCATCTACGTCATCGAGGGGACGATCGAATACGACGTTGCCGGAAAGGCGCCGCTCACCCTGAAGGCAGGCGACGTACTGGTGGTGCCCGCGGGCGTTGTCCACAGCGCGAAGAACGTGGGCAAGGACAATGCCGCGGAACTGGGTACCTATGTCGTACCGAAGGGCAAGCCGCTGCTGGAGTGGGCCAGATAG
- a CDS encoding glycoside hydrolase family 30 protein — protein MPESNRVTGVVIALLVMLTLGALYAPRFVQRHAVAKTTISALPATPFVEVWLSTADHRLKLALQSNAALLPRGTGPADIDVDVATTYQSMTGFGASMTDASAWLIHNRMSPQQRDSLMHELYGEAPNLNLNMMRLPIGASDFSLGLYTMDDMPFGEADPQLRHFNVGPTLDYLVPVIRQALSINPGLLIVASSWTAPAWMKGNQNLTGGELLQQYEGTFAEYLVKYVDAYARLGIPIFALTLQNEPLYAPVAYPGMTMGPDVRARVIKHLGPKLASRTPRTQILEWDHNWAVPQQPLTVLSDPDVARYVDGVAWHCYEGSPFEQGKVHRAHPDKDTYITECTGGDWPLDMNGELLWFSRNLLVTGTRQWARGVIYWNLALDENHGPQFGGCRLCKGLITIDRDTGDVTRNDEYYAIAHFSRFVLPGALRVKSTDTDKEKGIANVAFRNAVDGSVVMVMVNINKQARRVSVTEGTSRFEYEMPAESVATFVWHQSMAAAWIRRALHWINTPTQAGEAARAH, from the coding sequence ATGCCTGAATCCAACCGCGTCACGGGCGTCGTCATTGCGCTGCTTGTCATGCTCACCCTCGGCGCCCTGTATGCCCCGCGCTTCGTGCAGCGCCATGCGGTGGCTAAAACGACGATCTCAGCCTTGCCGGCCACCCCCTTCGTCGAGGTGTGGCTGAGTACGGCCGACCACCGGCTCAAGCTCGCCCTGCAATCCAATGCTGCCCTGCTGCCCAGGGGCACCGGGCCGGCTGATATCGATGTGGATGTGGCGACCACGTACCAGTCCATGACCGGGTTCGGCGCCTCCATGACCGACGCCTCGGCGTGGCTCATCCACAACAGGATGAGCCCGCAGCAGCGCGATAGCCTGATGCATGAGCTGTATGGCGAGGCGCCCAACCTCAACCTGAACATGATGCGCTTGCCGATCGGCGCATCGGATTTCTCGTTGGGCCTGTACACCATGGATGACATGCCGTTCGGTGAAGCCGACCCCCAGCTTCGGCATTTCAACGTGGGCCCCACGCTGGATTACCTCGTGCCCGTGATCAGGCAGGCACTATCGATCAACCCGGGGCTGTTGATCGTGGCGTCATCGTGGACGGCACCCGCGTGGATGAAGGGCAACCAGAACCTCACGGGTGGGGAGCTGTTGCAGCAATACGAGGGCACGTTCGCCGAGTACCTGGTGAAGTACGTGGATGCGTACGCCAGACTGGGTATTCCCATCTTCGCGCTGACGCTGCAGAACGAACCGCTTTACGCCCCGGTCGCGTACCCCGGCATGACCATGGGGCCGGACGTGCGTGCGCGGGTGATCAAACACCTTGGCCCAAAGCTGGCGAGCCGCACGCCCAGGACACAGATCCTGGAGTGGGATCACAACTGGGCCGTTCCGCAGCAGCCGCTCACCGTGCTATCCGACCCCGACGTGGCACGCTATGTCGATGGCGTGGCCTGGCACTGTTACGAGGGCAGCCCGTTCGAGCAAGGCAAGGTACACCGCGCGCACCCGGACAAGGATACGTACATTACCGAATGCACCGGCGGCGACTGGCCGCTGGATATGAACGGTGAGCTGTTGTGGTTCTCACGCAATTTGCTGGTGACCGGAACGCGGCAGTGGGCGCGCGGCGTCATCTACTGGAACCTGGCCCTCGATGAAAACCACGGCCCGCAGTTTGGCGGTTGCCGCTTGTGCAAGGGGCTCATCACCATCGACCGCGATACGGGCGATGTCACCCGCAACGATGAGTACTACGCCATCGCCCACTTCAGCCGGTTCGTGCTGCCCGGTGCGTTACGGGTCAAATCCACCGATACCGACAAGGAAAAGGGCATCGCCAACGTGGCATTCCGCAATGCGGTCGATGGTTCGGTAGTCATGGTGATGGTCAACATCAACAAACAGGCGCGCCGCGTGTCCGTCACCGAAGGTACGTCCCGCTTCGAGTACGAGATGCCGGCAGAAAGCGTAGCGACCTTCGTGTGGCACCAGAGCATGGCGGCGGCGTGGATACGGCGCGCGCTGCACTGGATCAACACTCCCACGCAAGCAGGGGAGGCGGCTCGAGCGCACTGA
- a CDS encoding 3-keto-disaccharide hydrolase, translating to MKRTTSPTLALLTLAIVGSSCALAQDDPKATEQWEPVPKVVTPGNPGSAPPSDAVVLFNGRDISQWEASKDHSAAHWKVHDGVLTVDKTSGNIQTKQKFKSYQLHLEWQVPKDITGEGQGRGNSGVFLASTGPGDEGYEVQIMDSFKNPTYVNGQAGSVYKQAAPLVNAMRPPGEWQTYDIIWTAPTFAADGSVKSAAYVTLFHNGVLVQNHTELAGETFYIGKPKYNAYTEAPIKLQAHGDHSQPISFRNIWVRPLD from the coding sequence ATGAAGCGCACCACGTCGCCCACCCTTGCCCTCCTGACACTCGCCATCGTCGGTTCGTCATGCGCCCTGGCGCAGGATGACCCCAAGGCGACGGAACAATGGGAGCCGGTTCCCAAGGTCGTTACGCCGGGCAACCCGGGCAGTGCCCCGCCCTCTGATGCCGTGGTGCTGTTCAACGGCCGTGACATCAGCCAATGGGAAGCGTCCAAGGATCATTCGGCGGCGCATTGGAAGGTGCACGACGGCGTGCTGACGGTCGATAAGACCTCGGGCAACATCCAGACGAAGCAGAAGTTCAAGAGCTACCAGCTGCACCTGGAGTGGCAGGTGCCCAAGGACATCACGGGCGAGGGCCAGGGTCGCGGTAACAGCGGTGTGTTCCTGGCATCGACCGGCCCCGGGGACGAGGGCTACGAAGTCCAGATCATGGATTCGTTCAAGAACCCCACCTATGTCAACGGCCAGGCAGGAAGCGTCTATAAACAGGCGGCGCCGCTGGTCAACGCCATGCGCCCGCCGGGTGAATGGCAGACCTACGACATCATCTGGACCGCACCGACGTTCGCCGCCGACGGATCGGTGAAGTCGGCGGCCTACGTCACGCTGTTCCACAACGGCGTGCTCGTGCAGAACCACACGGAACTCGCCGGCGAAACGTTCTACATCGGCAAGCCGAAGTACAACGCCTACACCGAGGCGCCGATCAAGCTGCAGGCCCATGGCGACCACTCGCAGCCGATCAGCTTCCGCAATATCTGGGTAAGGCCGCTGGACTAA
- a CDS encoding hydroxypyruvate isomerase family protein translates to MRDETTDMGRRSALGALATAAAMAGAAPLLASAATTAGKANAANASGGRLKQSLSRWTSKAPLPELCKRLKAIGFVGVDLLYADEWSVVQDHGMAVSMGYPAKRDNFIEFGFNDPANHAQLIKEIETTIPLAKRAGVTNIITMFGNRKDGIDDQRAIDNCIAGLSKIAPYAAENGITLCLELLNSKVDHHGYQGDHTAFGVAVTKGLNSPNVKLLYDIYHMQIMEGDVIRTIRDHIQWIGHFHTGGVPGRHEIDGTQELNYHAVAKAIADLNYQGFIAHEFSPTRPDPFASFAEAFKICTV, encoded by the coding sequence ATGCGTGACGAAACGACCGACATGGGCCGCCGCAGTGCATTGGGGGCCCTGGCTACCGCCGCTGCCATGGCAGGCGCCGCGCCCCTGCTCGCCTCCGCTGCGACGACCGCAGGGAAGGCCAACGCGGCCAACGCATCCGGTGGCCGTCTCAAGCAATCGCTGAGCCGGTGGACCTCCAAGGCGCCGCTCCCGGAGCTGTGCAAGCGCCTCAAAGCCATCGGCTTCGTGGGTGTCGACCTGCTCTATGCCGATGAGTGGTCGGTGGTACAGGACCACGGCATGGCGGTATCCATGGGTTATCCCGCCAAGCGCGATAATTTCATCGAGTTCGGCTTCAACGATCCGGCTAACCATGCCCAGCTGATCAAGGAGATCGAGACCACCATCCCGCTCGCCAAGCGTGCCGGCGTGACCAACATCATCACGATGTTCGGCAATCGCAAGGATGGCATCGATGACCAGCGCGCGATCGACAACTGCATCGCGGGCCTTTCGAAAATCGCACCGTATGCGGCAGAGAACGGCATCACCTTGTGCCTGGAGCTGCTGAACAGCAAGGTCGATCACCACGGCTACCAGGGTGACCACACGGCCTTCGGCGTGGCGGTGACCAAGGGCCTGAATTCGCCGAACGTCAAGCTGCTTTACGACATCTACCATATGCAGATCATGGAAGGTGACGTCATCCGCACCATCCGCGACCACATCCAGTGGATCGGCCACTTCCACACCGGTGGCGTCCCCGGCCGCCACGAGATCGACGGCACGCAGGAACTGAATTACCACGCGGTGGCCAAGGCCATTGCCGACCTCAACTACCAGGGCTTCATCGCGCACGAATTCTCGCCCACGCGGCCGGATCCCTTCGCGTCGTTTGCCGAGGCATTCAAGATCTGCACGGTATGA
- a CDS encoding sugar phosphate isomerase/epimerase family protein: MKTLKGPGIFLAQFASDEAPFNTLSDIARWAASLGFVGVQIPSNDPRLFDLEKAATSKTYCDDLTGMLAGHGIAVTELSTHLQGQLVASHPAYDRLFDGFAPPALRGRPQERQAWAVEQLKLAAKASQNLGLTAHATFSGALAWQLFYPWPQRPAGLVEEAFAELGKRWKPILDAFDEAGVDVCYELHPGEDLHDGATFERFLDAVDHHPRANILFDPSHMVLQQMDYLQFIDNYHDRIRAFHVKDAEFRPNGRSGVYGGYQGWIDRPGRFRSLGDGQIDFGAIFSKLAQYDYPGWAVLEWECCIKDSQQGAKEGAPFIRDHIIKVTERAFDDFAASGSDRTFNRQILGLE; this comes from the coding sequence ATGAAGACACTCAAGGGTCCAGGCATCTTCCTCGCCCAGTTCGCATCGGACGAGGCGCCGTTCAACACGTTGTCCGATATCGCCCGCTGGGCGGCGTCGCTTGGTTTCGTTGGCGTGCAGATCCCGTCCAACGATCCGCGCCTGTTCGATCTGGAAAAGGCGGCAACGAGCAAGACGTACTGCGATGACCTCACCGGCATGCTCGCCGGGCACGGCATCGCGGTCACCGAGTTGTCGACGCACCTCCAGGGCCAGCTCGTCGCCTCGCATCCTGCCTACGATCGCCTGTTCGACGGTTTCGCGCCGCCCGCGCTGCGCGGACGCCCGCAGGAACGCCAGGCCTGGGCGGTCGAGCAGTTGAAACTGGCCGCCAAGGCGAGCCAGAACCTCGGGCTGACAGCGCACGCCACGTTCTCCGGTGCGCTGGCGTGGCAACTGTTCTATCCCTGGCCGCAGCGCCCGGCGGGCCTGGTCGAAGAAGCCTTTGCGGAACTCGGCAAGCGCTGGAAGCCGATCCTCGATGCCTTTGATGAAGCGGGCGTGGATGTCTGCTACGAGCTCCACCCCGGTGAAGACCTGCATGACGGTGCGACGTTCGAGCGTTTCCTCGATGCGGTCGATCACCACCCGCGCGCGAACATCCTGTTCGATCCCAGCCACATGGTGCTGCAGCAGATGGACTACCTGCAGTTCATCGACAACTACCACGACCGCATTCGCGCCTTCCACGTGAAGGATGCCGAGTTCCGGCCCAATGGACGGTCGGGTGTCTACGGTGGTTACCAGGGCTGGATAGATCGCCCGGGCCGCTTCCGTTCACTGGGCGACGGGCAGATCGATTTCGGCGCGATCTTCAGCAAGCTCGCGCAATACGACTACCCGGGCTGGGCCGTGCTCGAGTGGGAGTGCTGCATCAAGGATTCGCAGCAAGGGGCGAAGGAAGGCGCGCCGTTTATCCGCGACCACATCATCAAGGTCACCGAACGCGCCTTCGACGATTTTGCCGCGAGCGGTAGCGACCGTACGTTCAACCGCCAGATCCTGGGACTCGAATAA
- a CDS encoding gluconate 2-dehydrogenase subunit 3 family protein, which translates to MNRREWLKSMSALAVGAIAGPSLLAVFDAHAASQKPTAKPEFFNPAQYSLVGAVSDIVIPRTDTPGAVDAGVPLFMDQLFKAVYAKADQKRYLDAMAAFDKAGGKPFLQLDAAQQKALVTKLHTEALGVPKGGKPAPAADFVMMTKKLTMLGFFLSQPGCTQVLQYDPVPAAWHADIPLAQAGNGKAWAVEAELKI; encoded by the coding sequence ATGAATCGTCGCGAATGGTTGAAAAGCATGTCCGCGCTGGCCGTCGGTGCCATCGCGGGCCCCTCGCTGCTGGCGGTCTTCGATGCGCACGCCGCATCGCAAAAGCCCACGGCGAAGCCTGAGTTCTTTAATCCTGCCCAGTACAGCCTGGTCGGTGCGGTATCGGATATCGTCATTCCGCGCACCGATACACCGGGTGCCGTGGATGCCGGTGTCCCGCTGTTCATGGATCAGCTGTTCAAGGCCGTCTACGCCAAAGCGGACCAGAAGCGTTACCTCGACGCCATGGCCGCGTTCGACAAGGCGGGCGGCAAGCCCTTCCTGCAGCTCGATGCCGCCCAGCAAAAGGCGCTGGTCACCAAGCTGCACACCGAGGCACTGGGCGTGCCCAAGGGCGGCAAACCCGCCCCGGCGGCTGACTTCGTCATGATGACCAAGAAGCTCACGATGCTCGGCTTCTTCCTGTCGCAGCCGGGCTGCACGCAGGTGCTCCAGTACGATCCGGTGCCCGCGGCCTGGCACGCCGACATCCCGCTGGCCCAGGCCGGTAACGGCAAGGCCTGGGCCGTCGAGGCCGAACTGAAGATCTGA
- a CDS encoding GMC oxidoreductase, producing the protein MEKNTFDAIVVGTGVSGGWAAKELTEKGLKTLVLERGPMVKHLDYPTAMKAPWELPYGDEPTQEDLARWPKHTRPSFYGITQSTKHWFVDDIDNPYEETKPFDWFRGYHVGGRSLMWGRQSYRLSEMDFEANGKEGVGVDWPIRYADIAPWYDKVEHFIGVSGNNDHLAQLPDGNFLPPMDLNCVEKDFQGKLDSKFNRKLIIGRTANLSAPLRHDQSPQRGTCQYRNLCMRGCPFGGYFSSNSSTLPSAERTGNMTMVTNAIVYELIYDNDKGKATGVRVLDAETGHQTEYFAKVIFMCASTFGTAHILMSSTSSRFPNGFGNDSGELGHNIMDHMFGTGARAMVEGHEDRYYSGRRPTGFYIPRYRNVGTDKQKYLRGFGFQGGAGRQDWTRLVEQHALGIELKEAAQEPGPWYVSMMGFGEMLPSHKNFVTLDRNHKDKYGMPVLNFDAAHQENEKMMGKAIIEDAMEMLSGAGYRDVNSFTMKANVGAGIHEMGTARMGRDPKTSVLNGFNQMHACKNVFVTDGSAMASSGCQNPSLTYMALTARAANYAVEELKRGNI; encoded by the coding sequence ATGGAAAAGAACACATTCGACGCCATCGTCGTCGGTACCGGCGTCAGCGGTGGCTGGGCTGCCAAGGAACTCACCGAGAAGGGCCTGAAGACGCTCGTGCTCGAGCGCGGCCCCATGGTCAAGCACCTCGATTACCCGACGGCCATGAAGGCACCGTGGGAGCTGCCGTACGGCGATGAGCCGACGCAGGAAGATCTCGCCCGCTGGCCCAAGCACACTCGCCCGTCGTTCTACGGCATCACCCAGTCCACCAAGCACTGGTTCGTCGACGATATCGACAACCCGTACGAAGAAACCAAGCCATTCGACTGGTTCCGTGGCTACCATGTCGGCGGCCGTTCGCTGATGTGGGGCCGGCAGAGCTACCGCCTTAGCGAGATGGACTTCGAGGCCAACGGTAAGGAAGGCGTCGGCGTGGACTGGCCGATCCGCTATGCCGACATCGCGCCGTGGTACGACAAGGTCGAGCACTTCATTGGCGTCAGCGGTAACAACGACCACCTGGCCCAGCTGCCGGACGGCAACTTCCTGCCGCCGATGGACCTGAACTGCGTCGAGAAGGATTTCCAGGGCAAGCTGGACAGCAAGTTCAACCGCAAGCTCATCATCGGCCGCACGGCGAACCTCTCCGCGCCGCTTCGCCACGACCAGAGCCCGCAGCGCGGCACGTGCCAGTATCGCAACCTGTGCATGCGTGGCTGTCCGTTCGGTGGCTATTTCAGCAGCAACTCGTCCACCCTGCCCTCCGCCGAGCGCACGGGCAACATGACGATGGTGACCAATGCCATCGTGTACGAGCTGATCTACGACAACGACAAGGGCAAGGCCACCGGCGTGCGCGTGCTGGATGCGGAGACCGGGCACCAGACCGAGTACTTCGCGAAAGTGATCTTCATGTGCGCGTCGACGTTCGGCACGGCGCACATCCTGATGAGCTCCACCTCGAGCCGGTTCCCCAACGGCTTCGGTAACGACAGCGGCGAGCTGGGCCATAACATCATGGACCACATGTTCGGCACCGGCGCGCGCGCCATGGTCGAAGGCCATGAAGACCGCTACTACTCGGGCCGGCGCCCCACCGGCTTCTACATTCCGCGTTACCGGAACGTGGGCACCGACAAGCAGAAGTACCTGCGTGGCTTCGGCTTCCAGGGTGGCGCAGGCCGCCAGGACTGGACCCGCCTTGTCGAGCAGCACGCGCTGGGCATCGAGCTCAAAGAGGCTGCGCAAGAGCCGGGCCCCTGGTATGTCTCGATGATGGGCTTCGGCGAGATGCTGCCCTCCCACAAGAACTTCGTGACCCTGGACCGCAACCACAAGGACAAGTACGGCATGCCCGTGCTGAACTTCGATGCGGCCCACCAGGAGAACGAGAAGATGATGGGCAAGGCCATCATCGAGGATGCGATGGAGATGCTGAGTGGCGCAGGCTACCGCGACGTGAACTCGTTCACCATGAAGGCCAACGTCGGCGCGGGCATCCACGAGATGGGTACCGCGCGCATGGGTCGTGATCCGAAGACCTCGGTGCTCAACGGGTTCAACCAGATGCACGCCTGCAAGAACGTCTTCGTGACCGACGGCTCGGCGATGGCCTCGTCCGGCTGCCAGAACCCGTCCCTCACGTACATGGCGCTGACCGCACGCGCGGCCAACTACGCCGTCGAAGAACTCAAGCGCGGCAATATCTGA
- a CDS encoding sugar phosphate isomerase/epimerase family protein — MITRRQFLARSALCSTALGLGLAAPGKLLAAASKGKSMGIQLYMVLDAYQKDPVATLKTLKSIGYTEIEAIVTSTAETLRDQLKQAGLACPSMHFDSLGFEPGIKAAHTLGSHFIVSSMLPGIMQKEKGASGEPTYTLDDAKRTAEYANKLGQKAKAAGLQYAYHNHHAEFTDVGGGKTFYDVLLAETDHALVQFELDCGWVHAGGKNPTDYFKANPGRIPLMHAKDFLPGNAKDYPGAELGRGTLDYKPIMAAADAAGLKHCFVEQEGPFARMSSLEAARVDFDYLHPLR; from the coding sequence ATGATCACTCGCAGACAGTTCCTTGCGCGTTCGGCGCTGTGTAGCACCGCGCTAGGGCTTGGCCTCGCCGCGCCGGGAAAGCTCCTCGCCGCCGCATCGAAGGGTAAGAGCATGGGCATCCAGCTCTACATGGTGCTCGACGCGTACCAGAAAGATCCCGTCGCCACGCTCAAGACGCTGAAGTCGATCGGCTACACCGAGATCGAGGCCATCGTCACCAGCACGGCGGAGACATTGCGCGACCAGTTGAAGCAGGCGGGCCTCGCCTGCCCCAGCATGCACTTCGATAGCCTGGGCTTCGAGCCGGGCATCAAGGCGGCGCATACGCTCGGCTCGCACTTCATCGTCAGCAGCATGCTCCCCGGCATCATGCAGAAGGAGAAAGGGGCCAGTGGCGAGCCGACCTACACGCTCGACGACGCGAAGCGCACGGCCGAGTACGCGAACAAACTGGGCCAGAAAGCCAAGGCCGCCGGCCTGCAGTACGCGTACCACAACCACCACGCCGAGTTCACGGATGTGGGCGGCGGCAAGACCTTCTATGACGTGCTGCTCGCGGAAACCGACCACGCGCTCGTCCAGTTCGAACTCGACTGCGGCTGGGTGCACGCCGGCGGCAAGAACCCGACGGATTACTTCAAGGCCAACCCGGGCCGTATCCCGCTGATGCACGCGAAGGATTTCCTCCCCGGCAACGCCAAGGACTACCCGGGCGCCGAGCTGGGCCGTGGCACGCTCGATTACAAGCCGATCATGGCCGCGGCCGATGCTGCCGGGCTGAAACATTGCTTCGTCGAACAGGAAGGCCCGTTCGCTCGCATGAGCTCGCTGGAAGCCGCCCGCGTCGATTTTGATTACCTGCACCCGCTTCGCTAA